A region from the Salvelinus sp. IW2-2015 linkage group LG19, ASM291031v2, whole genome shotgun sequence genome encodes:
- the LOC111979634 gene encoding atypical chemokine receptor 4-like, with translation MDLVEDYDYYDNLTLNYSYEDYHTVCEKAEVRSFAGLFLPVVYSVCVVVGLAGNSLVLSVYAYHKRLRRTMMDAFLVHLAIADLLLLLTLPFWAADAAQGWELGLPLCKLVSACYTINFTCCMLLLACVSMDRYLASIRAEGRNQGRLGRVFTRAHCGKVCLGVWAVAFLLGLPDLLFSTVSETSGRRVCLAVYPPSLAQEVKASLEMVEVLLGFLVPLLVMAWCYFNVGRVLGRLPVESRGRRLSAIRVLLVVVGVFVVTQLPYNAVKMCRAMDSAYTLVTHCGVSKALDRAAQVTESLALTHCCLNPLLYAFLGSSLGKHVLKAAKAFGERTRRREEQAVEMSFNNSHAASQETSAFSI, from the coding sequence ATGGATCTGGTCGAGGACTACGATTACTATGACAACCTAACCCTGAACTACAGCTATGAGGACTACCACACTGTGTGTGAAAAGGCTGAAGTGCGCTCCTTTGCTGGACTCTTCCTCCCTGTGGTGTACTCAGTCTGTGTGGTGGTTGGGCTAGCCGGGAACTCCCTGGTGCTATCCGTCTACGCCTACCATAAACGTCTGAGGAGAACCATGATGGACGCCTTCCTAGTCCACCTGGCCATAGCcgacctccttctcctcctcaccctGCCCTTCTGGGCTGCGGACGCGGCGCAGGGCTGGGAGCTGGGCCTGCCTCTCTGTAAGCTGGTCTCTGCCTGCTACACCATCAACTTCACCTGCTGCATGCTGCTGCTTGCCTGTGTTAGCATGGACCGCTACCTAGCATCTATTAGAGCGGAGGGAAGGAACCAGGGAAGGCTAGGCAGGGTCTTCACCCGGGCTCACTGTGGGAAAGTCTGCCTGGGGGTGTGGGCTGTGGCTTTCCTCCTGGGTcttccagacctgctgttctcCACGGTGAGCGAGACCTCCGGGAGAAGGGTCTGTTTGGCTGTCTACCCACCCAGTCTGGCCCAGGAGGTCAAGGCCAGCCTAGAGATGGTGGAGGTGCTGTTGGGGTTCCTGGTGCCGCTCCTGGTGATGGCGTGGTGTTACTTCAACGTTGGGCGTGTGTTGGGGCGACTCCCAGTGGAGAGTAGGGGGAGGAGGCTGAGCGCTATCCGGGTGTTACTGGTCGTGGTGGGGGTGTTCGTGGTCACCCAGCTGCCCTACAACGCTGTGAAGATGTGCCGGGCGATGGACTCTGCCTACACGCTGGTGACCCACTGCGGTGTGAGTAAGGCCCTGGACCGGGCGGCACAGGTCACTGAGAGCCTGGCTCTGACCCACTGCTGTCTCAACCCACTACTCTACGCCTTCCTAGGGTCCTCCTTAGGAAAGCATGTACTGAAAGCAGCCAAGGCGTTTGGAGAAAGGACAAGGAGAAGGGAGGAGCAAGCTGTGGAGATGTCCTTCAACAACTCTCATGCCGCCTCACAGGAGACTAGTGCCTTTTCCatatga
- the LOC111978889 gene encoding roquin-1, with translation MPVQAPQWTEFLLCPICTQTFEETVRRPISLGCGHTVCKMCLNKLHRKACPFDQTAIATDIEQLPVNTALLQLVGGQVPKVQPVALITSPEDSQHYEEARQCVEELALYLKPLSNNRGVGLSSTAQSMLSRPMQRKLVTLVHCQLVEEEGRVRAMRAARSLGERTVTELILQHQNPQQLSSNLWAAVRARGCQFLGPAMQEEALKLVLLALEDGLALSRKVLVLFVVQRLEPRFPQASKTSIGHVVQLLYRASCFKVTKRDEDSSLMQLKEEFRTYEALRREHDSQIVQIAMEGGLRIAPDQWSSLLYGDQSHKSHMQSIIDKLQTPASFAQSVQELTIALQRTGDPANLNQLRPHLELLANIDPSPDAPPPTWEQLEKGLVAVKTVVHGLVDFIQNHSKKGADPQQPPQHSKYKTYMCRDMKQKGGCPRGASCTFAHSQEELEKYRKMNKRLAARLPGSSGLLSDDCLPLDMGVTRKPSPLTNGSAGHPMPQLITRGTDAVTYDLLCKPKMDCGSSSSPGSPPDFLDSGPKQGFLQPPLAMGHPRGPGDPMPKQMPVGVMPRGPQMYPQQLPDMYYSDSRPLPSASQYEPSQYPQGYPYQQPPQYSTQRYIRNLPAPSEPAGPPYQDPYPGYGPPERPYSAPHSGPPYSYLPHYDTRGRHGPYPGPQPYPPQRDDMVRMSPAPLDMPPNHHYQQEQAARERYPPEGYYPTGAQPQSMRSNVREQYRRSSQPSLDYLHHRRKELMAQLEERKVISPPPFAASPTLPQAFPSDYPPEYGEESSKAFGKCRESDYAGQYSPWSCDTIGSYIVTKDAKPKDIMAPGAMEMMNVDGKGIRGEPSMEAQSRRGAEVKDDDPIIPFGPQPTVSRFGAISRTSKTGYQTTGPVQAMASAQGPKHMAAEFSYGHHGGWGGASYPSHQTGSSSQGHFSEKLSMPAQDREHLKIELQQVNQQITQQTQIHGMEREVSALAAQPSQPCQNQGQQGKWPGPAGVSSNAALVSSEQLSMELHQVEREIGKRTCRVAMDSQVAHEVQYKMKAAQNGQQDHKTQLEEIALALGEVSNGSSGLGQDGGVGGAMLSLTNKASSLSLCTEPGPGVSELQKNGVVHSCS, from the exons GTTCCCAAGGTTCAGCCGGTGGCCCTGATCACCAGCCCAGAGGACTCGCAGCACTATGAGGAGGCTAGGCAGTGTGTAGAGGAGCTGGCCCTCTACCTCAAACCCCTCAGCAACAACAGAG GGGTGGGTCTTAGCAGCACAGCCCAGAGCATGCTGAGTCGGCCCATGCAGAGGAAGCTGGTGACCCTGGTCCACTGCCagctggtggaggaggagggccgGGTGCGGGCCATGAGGGCAGCCAGGTCTCTGGGGGAGCGCACGGTCACAGAGCTCATCCTACAGCACCAGAACCCCCAGCAATTGTCATCCAATTTGTGGGCCGCCGTCCGGGCCCGGGGCTGCCAGTTCTTGGGCCCAG CCATGCAGGAGGAGGCTCTGAAGCTGGTGCTGCTGGCTCTGGAGGATGGCTTGGCCTTGTCCAGGAAGGTTCTGGTGCTGTTTGTGGTCCAGAGGTTAGAGCCACGCTTCCCCCAGGCCTCCAAGACCAGCATAGGCCACGTGGTGCAGCTCCTCTACAGGGCCTCCTGCTTCAAG GTGACCAAGCGCGACGAGGACTCGTCCCTGATGCAGCTGAAAGAGGAGTTCAGGACGTATGAGGCACTGCGGCGCGAACACGACTCCCAGATTGTGCAGATCGCCATGGAGGGTGGCCTCCGCATCGCTCCCGACCAGTGGTCCTCCCTGCTCTATGGGGACCAGTCCCACAAGTCCCACATGCAGTCCATCATCGACAAG TTGCAAACGCCAGCGTCGTTTGCCCAGAGCGTTCAGGAGCTGACCATCGCCTTGCAGAGGACGGGCGACCCCGCCAACCTTAACCAGCTCCGACCACACCTGGAACTACTGGCCAACATCGACCCTAGCCCcg ACGCCCCCCCTCCCACgtgggagcagctggagaagGGTCTGGTGGCGGTGAAGACGGTGGTCCACGGCCTGGTGGACTTCATCCAGAACCACAGCAAGAAGGGAGCCGACCCACAACAG CCTCCCCAGCACAGTAAATACAAGACGTACATGTGTCGGGACATGAAGCAGAAGGGGGGCTGTCCCCGAGGAGCCAGCTGTACCTTCGCCCACTCTcaggaggagctggagaa GTACCGTAAGATGAACAAGCGTTTGGCGGCTCGCCTCCCTGGCTCATCCGGCCTGCTGTCGGATGACTGTCTCCCTCTGGATATGGGGGTGACTCGGAAACCCTCGCCCCTCACCAACGGCTCAGCTGGACACCCCATGCCCCAGCTCATCACCCGCGGCACGGACGCCGTGACCTACGACCTGTTGTGCAAGCCCAAGATGGACTGCGGGAGCAGCAGCTCCCCGGGATCGCCCCCTgactt TCTGGATTCAGGGCCCAAACAAGGGTTCCTCCAGCCTCCCCTTGCCATGGGCCACCCCAGGGGGCCAGGCGACCCCATGCCCAAACAGATGCCCGTAGGTGTGATGCCCCGGGGGCCTCAGATGTACCCCCAGCAGCTGCCTGACATGTACTACTCCGACTCACGCCCATTGCCCTCCGCCTCCCAGTACGAGCCTTCGCAGTACCCCCAAG GTTACCCCTACCAGCAGCCCCCCCAGTACTCCACCCAGCGCTACATCCGAAACCTCCCTGCCCCCAGCGAGCCCGCTGGACCACCCTACCAGGACCCCTATCCCGGCTATGGCCCTCCTGAGCGCCCTTACTCAGCTCCCCACTCCGGCCCCCCCTACTCCTACCTTCCCCACTATGACACCCGGGGCCGCCACGGCCCTTACCCTGGCCCCCAGCCATACCCCCCGCAGAGGGACGACATGGTCCGGATGAGCCCTGCTCCCCTGGACATGCCCCCTAACCACCACTACCAACAGGAGCAGGCGGCCAGGGAGAGGTACCCCCCAGAGGGGTACTACCCAACTGGGGCCCAGCCCCAATCCATGAGGTCCAACGTCAGG GAGCAGTACAGACGCTCCTCCCAGCCCAGCCTGGACTACCTGCACCACCGCCGCAAGGAGCTGATGGCCCAACTAGAAGAGAGGAAGGTCATCTCCCCACCACCCTTCGCTGCCTCCCCCACCCTGCCCCAAGCCTTCCCTAGTGACTACCCCCCAGAG TATGGGGAGGAAAGCTCCAAAGCCTTTGGGAAGTGCAGGGAGTCGGACTACGCGGGCCAGTATTCTCCCTGGTCCTGTGACACTATCGGCTCCTATATTGTCACCAAGGACGCCAAGCCCAAAGACATCATGGCGCCCGGCGCCATGGAGATGATG AATGTGGATGGTAAAGGTATACGGGGGGAGCCCTCCATGGAGGCCCAGTCCAGACGGGGAGCGGAGGTGAAGGACGACGACCCCATCATCCCCTTCGGCCCCCAGCCCACCGTGTCGCGCTTCGGGGCCATCTCACGCACCTCCAAGACAGGCTACCAGACGACAGGCCCCGTGCAGGCCATGGCCTCCGCCCAGGGACCCAAACACATGGCCG CGGAGTTCTCCTATGGGCACCACGGAGGCTGGGGCGGCGCCTCCTACCCCTCCCACCAGACTGGCTCCTCCTCTCAGGGACACTTCAGTGAAAA GCTGTCTATgccagctcaggacagagagcatCTGAAGATTGAGCTCCAACAGGTCAACCAGCAGATCACCCAACAGACCCAGATCCATGGCATGGAG AGGGAGGTCAGTGCCCTGGCGGCACAGCCCTCCCAACCATGTCAGAACCAGGGCCAGCAGGGGAAGTGGCCCGGTCCAGCGGGGGTTTCCAGCAACGCTGCCTTGGTGTCCAGCGAACAGCTCAGCATGGAGCTGCACCAGGTGGAGAGGGAGATTGGCAAGAGGACCTGCCGGGTGGCCATG GACAGCCAGGTGGCTCATGAAGTCCAGTACAAGATGAAGGCTGCACAGAATGGCCAGCAGGACCACAAGACCCAGCTGGAGGAGATTGCTCTGGCCCTCGG TGAGGTATCTAATGGCTCCAGCGGTCTAGGTCAGGATGGTGGTGTGGGCGGAGCCATGTTGTCACTGACCAATAAAGCGTCTTCGCTCAGCCTGTGTACTGAGCCGGGGCCCGGAGTCTCAGAGCTGCAGAAGAACGGTGTGGTCCATTCCTGCtcctag